From the genome of Candidatus Effluviviaceae Genus I sp.:
GCGCATCCGAAGGAGCCCGGCGACGGCGACGCCCGCCGCCCCCTCGATCACCAGCCTGTGCCTCTCGAACACGAGCCGCATGGCCGCGCGGATCTCGTCCTCGCTCACGAGCACCCACTCGTCGACGAGGGCCTTGCAGAGGTCGAGCGTGATGGCCCCGGGCTCGACGCCGCCGGCGGTCGCGTCGGACAGCGTCGGGCCGGACTCGAGGGAGACGATCCGTCCGGCCTTGACCGACTCGCTCATCACGGCGGACCGCTCGGGCTGGCACCCGATGACGGCGACCGGCTTCCTCCCGGACTTGAGGAACCCCCCGACCCCCGAGATGAGCCCTCCGCCGCCCACCGACGCGAAGACGAACCCGACCGAGCCCATCTCGCGCATGAGCTCGACCGCGATCGTGCCCTGCCCGCCGACGACCTCGAGGTCGTTGTAGCCGGACACGTACGTCTGCCCTGCGGCGCCGGCCTCGGCCCGCGCGGCCACCTCGGTCTCCACGCAGTCGCGCCCGCGCGCCTCGGCGACGACGCCCTCGCGGGCGAGCGCCTCCGCCTTCTCGGGCCGCGCCGTCTCGGGTACGAAGACCCTGCAGGGGATGCGCAGGAGCCTCGCCGCGTGCGCGACGGCGAGGCCGTGGTTCCCCGTCGAGGCCGCGATGACGCCGCGCGCGCGCTCCTCGGGCGTCATGGCAAGCAGCCGGTTCACGGCGCCGCGGAGCTTGAACGAGCCCGTGATCTGCAGGTTCTCGAGCTTGAGAAGCACGTGCGCGCCGACCGCCGACGACAGGTCGGGAGACGGCTCGAGCGGCGTCTCGCGCACGTACCGGCGGATCCGCCGCTCCGCGCGCAGGACCGCGTCCTTCACGTCGAGCGAGAGCCGCGCTCCGTCCGCCCATGTCATGTGTCGCGTCCCTCCGCCGCCGCGCCCGCGGCCAGCCGATCCGCCTCCGCCGTGAGGTCCGAGAGCGTCCGGTCGAGGTCCTCGGTGGTGAGCTGTCCCTGCGCCGCCGCCAACAGGGGCTCGCCGAGGACGATGACGCACCTCGAAAACGGCCGCGGCAGGAGGTATCGGTCCCAGGTCCCGGGGAGCGTCCACCCCCGCCGGGCCGCCGTCGCGACCGGCACGATGGGGCATCCGAGCTGCCTCGCGGCCAGGACGATCCCCGGCTTCGACCTCAGC
Proteins encoded in this window:
- a CDS encoding threonine/serine dehydratase; this translates as MTWADGARLSLDVKDAVLRAERRIRRYVRETPLEPSPDLSSAVGAHVLLKLENLQITGSFKLRGAVNRLLAMTPEERARGVIAASTGNHGLAVAHAARLLRIPCRVFVPETARPEKAEALAREGVVAEARGRDCVETEVAARAEAGAAGQTYVSGYNDLEVVGGQGTIAVELMREMGSVGFVFASVGGGGLISGVGGFLKSGRKPVAVIGCQPERSAVMSESVKAGRIVSLESGPTLSDATAGGVEPGAITLDLCKALVDEWVLVSEDEIRAAMRLVFERHRLVIEGAAGVAVAGLLRMRDAVARVPGANAVVIVCGGNVDVAEFRRLVL